In Methylobacterium sp. WL1, the sequence TTGGCAGTATCGGCGAAGCCGTCCTTCGGGTCTCCCCGGGGCCCTACCGACGGCGCGCCTTCGCCAGCGCGTGATCGAGCTTGTCGATGATTTCCTCCTCCAGGTACTTGGGCATCTTGGCCGCCGCGGCCTGGAAGGCTTCCTCCCAGGAGGGAGTTAGCACCGGCTTATAGGTCGCGTCCGGCTGGGTGGGGAACAGCAGCCGGGGGGTGTCGAGGTTGACGACCCTCGACACCGTGACTTGGCGCCCGCCGGCCGCGGTGAACCGGGTCTTCGGGGCGTCGGCTTGCGCATCCGGACGCTGTCCCGGATGCGCTCGCTGGTCTGCATCGCCAGGCCCCGCGGGGGGGCGGGCATGCACGCCGACGCCCAGCTTCGCCGGATCGGACGCGCCCTTGCGAATCTCGAACACCCCCCACCGGCCACCGTCGCCCCGGCTGTAGTTCCGGGCCATCGCACGCCCGATCAGGCGCATGTCGCTGGCCTTGTAGTTGCCCTTGGCGTTGGGCTTAATCCCCTGCGTCCGGAGGCCGGCCTCGTTGGGCAAGTAGATCTGCCTCTCGTTCGGGAAGTACCCCTTGATGCCGACGTCGCTGGCTGGGCGCTTCTCCTCCCCGAGGGCGTACTTGAGCCACGTCGTCTGGAGCGGCATCACGAACGCCGCCGACACGATCTTGTCGAGGCTGGCGACGTTGTTCAGGGCGGTCTTGTCGAGCTCGTAACGGACGGCCTTGAGGGTGAACGGGGTGGCATGCCGCAGCTCCGCCGGCATGGTTCGCCGGAAGGTGTTCACCCCCTCGATGACGACGCGGTTCAGGTTGAACTGGATCGCGCGGGCGAACTTCTTGGGCCCGAACTCCTCGAAGGCCGCCCGGGACGCCTCGATGGCGCCGTTGATGTTGAGGTTGACCTTCAGGCCCGTCACGTCGTCACCCCATGAAAATGGCCCCGGCGGCTGAGCCGGCACGGGGCCTCAGGTGGTCAAGTTGCGGATCGGGAGATCCCACGATTCGGATCATACCATGATGGAATCGGCGACTCGGTCAGGGCCCGCGGGCGACCTCGGATACGGAGCCGTTGAGGCGGGCCGCGATCAGGCGGGCGCCGGTCTCCCAGTCGCCGCCGGCATCGCGGAATGCCCTGGCGGCCTCCCTGATGATCGTGCGCATCTTGACGCCGGCGGCGGTGACGGGGACCTCGCCCTTGTCCTGGCCCACGGTTCCCCGGGCGAATGACGCGGCAAGTCCGGCGACGATGGCAGCGTCCACGGCGATGGCCTGGCGCTGCTCCTCGCGCCACCGGCGGGCCCGGTCCGCCGCCTTGTCTCGGGCGACCCGATCCGATCGCGAGAGGTGCGTCTGGGGCGTGGGGAATGCCAGGTCGTCGGAGGGGACGGAGAGGTGCGTGCTCATGGGGGAAATTGTGCCACCCGTGCTAGAAAGGTACCAGCCGGGCGGGTGGCATCATCGGGCTGGCATCAGCGGAATGGCGGGATAGCGAGCCTGGATCTCGGCCGGGGTTCCGTCCTCCAGGCGCGCGCACCAGATCATGAACGCGCTCATCGCGGCCCAGCACGTGCCGGTCCAATCGAACCAGAGACCTTTGACGAAGCGGGGGCCGTCATCGTCCTCGTCATCGGAAACGTCGACGCCCGCCTCGACCAGAGCCAAGGCGGGCGTCGTGTCCTGAGACGTGAGGTGCACGCTGCGAACGGCGTCATCATACGCGCGGGCCCGGGGAGCCACAACAGCCTTGGGCTCGGCATCGAAGCGGGCGACCCGAGTTTCGGCTTCCGAAAACCCTTTCGGTTCGACCGGGTCTATGGTCGCGGGGATCTTGGCCTTCCGCGGACGCCCGGGCTTCGCGACGGCCTTCGTCTTGCCGATGGCGGCCACGGCACGGGCCTCGCGCATCGCCTTCTCGACGTAGCTAATCGAACGATTCGCCTCGAAGGCGATGACGTCGACCTTGGTCCCGGCAGCCTTCCGCTCCAGCGCGGTGACGCCGAAGGCGAGGCGCTCGGCCTGGACGCCGGACCGGTCCTTGGCACCGGCATCCCGGCGGCGCGCGGCGGACCTGGTGGCCTCGCGGGCGATCTTCAGTGCCTCGGGCACCAGGACGCGCAGGTCGAGGGCCTTGGCCTCCTCGACGGTGACGCCGAGCAGGTCCACGAGCATGGCGGGGTTCGTCCGGTAGCGCGGGTCGACGGACCGCTTCTTGTAGCTGGCGGTCTCGCCCCTCGCCGCGCGCCGGGCCTTCGAGATAACGGAGCCCATCATGGTGAGGGCACGCTTCACCGAGAGTCCGCAGAGGGGGGAGAGGCGCTTGATCTCTTCCTTGAGGGCGTCGGGCTCCATCACCCAGGCGGCCGCGGTCGAGAGGATGAAGAGCCATTGATCGCGCTCACCCTTCTCGACCGGGTGGCCTTCGAACCGTGCCTCGAACAGGTTGTAGAGATCCCTGACGACGGCCTTGCAGTAGGTCGCGTACGTGAGCTTGACCCGGTTCGGGGCGGCGACGCCGTTGGCCCTACGGGCGCGGGCCTTCTCGGCCTTCACGACCTGCTCGGCCTCCTTGACCTTGCGGTACTCGCGGACCTGGGCGGGCGTGTAGAGCAGGATCTCGTGACGGAGGGTCTCGAAGTCCCAGCGGGCGATCTGGTCGACGAACTCGGGCCACAGCATCCTGACGTCAAGGCCGCTGTTCTTCGTCCCAGCGACGCGGAAGTTGGCCGTGGGCGGCATCGCTAGCAGGTCGCGGCCCATGTCCACGAAGGCGTCGTTCACCCTCTTCTGCATCGCTTGCCAGACCGGCAGGTAGGACGGCGTGCGACGGTCGTGGAGCCAGCACACGAGCAGGCCCTTGCCCGAGCACATGATGTAGGACGGGTAGGGCAGGTTGCGGTCCCGGAGGCGCTCCAGGACGAGGTCGACCATGGTCTCGGGGGTCTGGTTCCGGTAGGCGCAGCCCTTCTTGTAGAAGTCGAGGTCGACCGTGACGCACTGCAGGGCGGCGAGGTTCCAGAGCGCCTTGCACGGGGCCGTGCGGTAGTCCCGGACTGGCTTGCCGTCCTTGCGCGGCCTAGGCGTCCGGAAGGCCTGCATGGTGACGTACTTGGGCCGGAGATTCCGGACGGTCTCCTCGATCTCGGACCCGATGGCGCCGGCCGAGCGTGTCCGAGGCTCCTTCTTCCCGTCGATCCACACCTGATCCGTGTAGGTCATGACCGCGACGCTGCGGCTGTCCTCGGGGTGGATCAGGGAGACGTAGCGGTGCCCGTGAAGGATATCGACGGGAAGACGGACACCGGCCGGAACGGGGGCGGCATCGCCCAGGGAGCCCTCTGGGGGCATCGTCTCGATGGACAGCACGTTCGCAGCTTTCCTGTCTCTGCGACGGCCTGCGAGGCACCTCTACCCGCTGGTCGCCGAATTCGGTCTGACGACAGGATGCCCCCCCCGCCACGCCCGGCACAATGCCGGTAAACGCCTCCGATGCGAGATACCCAACCCATAGAGGGGGAAGACCCTACCTCTTGGGGTGTCTACGACATGCTATAGTCCCGGTCGAACTGAAAGGACGGACGAAACCCGGACCGAATCGTCGATCCATGGCCGTCGAGGTCGCCCCCAAGGACCGGTCATCCCAACCCGTCCCCGCTCCCCTTTCAACGCGACCGGGACTATAGCATGTCATAGACACGACCTAGGGAGGGGTACCCGGACGGTGGTGCCCGGATGATGCCGTGACGGACCCCGAGACGACCGAGACGCCGGCACCGCCCGTGACCGGCATGGACCTGATCCGGCTGCGCCAGCGCCTGCTCGCGGAGATACAGGCCGGCTGGTACGGGGGCCGCCCTGCCGTGTCGCCCCACGGCCGCCGGATCTACGCCCACGGGCAGGTCCAGCACTTGACGATGCACAAGGAGCCCCGCCGGCCCCCACCCCCGCATGAGGAGGGGCGCGCCTACCTCCGGCACGTGCTCACCGTCTGGCGGACGACCTACGCCCCCGTCTCGATCCAGGACGATGCCGATGGTGGCCCCATCCGCCGGGCCCTCGTGGCCGCCGGCATGGCGCTGGCCGGTCCCGGCGTCGACGGCCAGGAGCGGGCCGACACGCTCGTCAGGATCGCGACGATGTGGTCGCACAGGCAGATCGACAGGGCCATCGCCGACCTCGCCCTGAGCCCGGTGATGCCGTGGGACATCCGCAAGACCGGGGGGCCCGGACCGGACTGATCGCACCGGCGCCGGTCTCGAATCGTCCGGTTCGCGGTACGCTGCCTGATCGGGGATCGGGGGCGGACATGGGCACGACGACGAGGCACGCGCGCGGGGCCGAGGACGCCATCGACACTTCGTGGGGCGAGAGGCCGGGATACGTCCCGACCTCGGCCGAGATCCTGGGATGGCTGGCCGCAACTGACATGGTGGTGGTTTCCCAGCGTCGCCTGCGCTGGTTCATCGACAAACTGACCGATCACCGGAACAGCGAGGCCGAGCGCCTCGCCATCGTGGCCCATCACCCCTTCTGGGATTCCTACCGGGAGCCGGATGAGGGCCGCGAGGCGGGGGCTTTGGCGGTCCCGGAATTGGGACGCGACGGGACGGCCTCGGGCATCGAGGGAACCGGCTCATGCTGATCGAGCGGGCACAGGCATGGTGGGCATCGAGGGCCGAGGCCGAGGCCGAGGTGGACTGTGACGTGACGGCAGGATGCCCGGTCCCAACGCTGGGCATGCCGGACGAGTACCGCATCCTCGTCCGCCAGCGGGGCGTCGCCGAGCGGACGCTGGCATCGGTCGCCCATGCCATCGAGGGCCATCCGGTCTCGGCCCCGGCGGACGTGCACCCCCTCATCCACTCGGCCGCGCTGCGGGGCATGGAGGGCATCAGGGACGACTTGCGCGTGCGCCTCCACCAGATCGACAGCGAGATCCATGCGATGCTCGCCACGGCCCTGTGGGAAGGCCTGGGCATCGGGACGATCCGGGACGCGGGACGGGTCAGCCCGTGCACCGGTCGGTGAGCGTCATCAGCCGGCGCACCATCCGCTCCTGGCTCGCGCCCCGGCCGTCGCACCAGCCGTCGACCGCGACACGCGAAGCGCATCCGTGGCCCGGTCGCGACCGCCCCGGATTCGGGTCCATTCCTTGAGGACTGGTGAATTGCGACATGACGGCCTCCTGGGTGAGGCGGCCTGTCGCGTTCACGCGATGGCCCGGCCTCGGGGAGTGGATCGAAAGGGTGAGGGTCGGTCGGATGCGGGCGAAGGTTTTCGCGGCGGCATCGCGAGTCGCGCGTGACGATGAGTCATGCTGATCGGTCGCTCGGATCGGAGGGGTCGTGCCGTCGGCGCAGTCCCCAGGGCGTGACGCGAACGCCGGATGCGTCCGGTGCGGCACGCATCGTGGGCACCGCCGCCTGAAGCTCGGCTTCCTCAAGCGCGGACCGGCCCAGGGTAACGAGGACGGCCTGGATCGCGCGGGTGAACGCGCCCTCGCCCAGCGCCCGCATCTGGAACAGGCGCCGGATCACCTCGCCGAACTGGGTGTCGGCCGTGACGACCTGCGGCGCGTCCTGGAAAGGCGCGTAGGGGGCCGGGTGTCGATGGGAGGTATTCGAAGGGTCTGACATGACGTTCGCCTCGTGACGGAGGCGGGCGGGCGCGGTGGCGCCGGTCAGGCCTCGTCGACGGAGAAGGGGAGAAGCGAAGGGCCGCCCGCGAAGGGGGCGCACGTCACGGATATGAGGAGGCGGCTGGCGTACATGAACTCGTCCTCCTCTGGCTAAGCGTCCGATGGATGGCCGAGATCAGTACCCGTCTCGGCCAACGGCAGGAACGTACTATGAACGATTTCGGGTTATCAAGTACCGAAGGGTGAGATTGGTTGCCCCAAAGGCATTTCGGGCGGTGGAAACCGGGGATCCAAGCGGTCCCTGTATCATGCCCGAACAGGTCTCGGGCCGTTGGCGGATGACGTGTGGCATTCGAAAGTCGCAGGTGCCCTGTCCGAGGGGGGCACACTCAACGACGTTCGGGCTGGCTCGCATGGCGGGCCAGATTGACCCAAAGGCAATTTAGGCTATTTAGGCAACATGGTCGGTCGCCCTCCGCGTCGTGTTGCCCAAGAGCTCTGCGAGCGCCTCGAAGGCGCGCGTGCGGATGCAGGGCTGAGCCGTGCCGCCATTGCGCGCGCTCTCGGAACCAGCCCTTCCAACCTTCTTCGGTCCCTGAGGGCGGGGGGCTTTTCGGGGGATCTCTCAAGGCGCGTCGAGATGCTGCTTGAGAACGGGGTTTCCGGCATGCGAGACGTGCCCCCCAAGGCACGGGAGGCGGGCGACGACTCGCTCGACCGCGCGTTGCTTTTATTGCTTGAATTTCGTAAGATGGTTCCGGATCTCGAAAGGGCGCTCGTGGCGGTCCGCCGAGCAGCGAATGCCGAGGATGGCTGATGACGAGCTCCCGAAACGTCCTGGCGATGATCCGAAGCCACGCCGCCGGCGACAGCGTCCATTTCCTGTCCATCGCGGAACACATCGCGGGCGAGGCGGCACGCTCCGGCAAGACGAAGGTCGCCGAGGAGATCACGGCGGCCGTCCAGCGGGCAAAGCTCCAGCCCAGGCCCTCGAACCCGCCGACACCGATCGCCGCCGCACGGGGCGAACTGGCCGGGCTGATGCGGGTCGCCTACCCGGAGGTCCGCCTGTCGGACCTCGTGGTGGGGGACGACCTTCAGCGTCGCCTGCGCCGTCTCGTGCGCGAGCACGATGAAGCCGAGGCCCTGAAGGCGATGGATCTCTCGCCGCGGCGCAAGTTCCTGTTCTCCGGGCCTCCGGGCACGGGGAAGAGCATGACGGCGGCGGCCATCGCCGGAGAGCTCGGCCTGCCGCTGTTCACGGTGATGCTCGACGGCATCATCACGAAGTTCATGGGCGAGACCGCCGCGAAGTTGAGGCTCGTCTTCGACGCGATGCGTGCGACGAGGGGCGTATACCTGTTCGACGAGGTCGACGCCCTGGCCGCACGGCGGGCATCGGAGAATGACATCGGCGAGGCGCGCCGGATGCTCAATTCCTTCCTGATGTTCCTTGAGGAGGACAATTCCGGGAGCGTCGTCATCGCCGCCACGAACCTCAGGTCCCTCCTGGATACGGCGATCTTCCGTCGGTTCGATGCGGCGTTCGTCTACGCAAAACCCTCTACCGACGAGGCGCGGCGGGTCCTGGTCAATCACCTCCAGAGCTTCGATGCCGCCGGCCTCGATTGGACCCGTATCGACGAATGCACGACCGGGTTGAGCCAGGCCGACATCGTCTCCGCCGCGGCCGATGCGGCTCGCGATGCGGTTCTGGACAATTCATCGACGCTGACCACCGATATCGTCTGTCAGGCGCTGGCAGACCGGGCTAGCATCCACGTAGAGTAGTATTTACGTAATCTAGCATGCGGTCGTCGACGGGCGAGCGCCCTTGTCCGACTGTCGGTGCACATGGCCGAGCGTACCCCCTACCGCCATATCCATGTCAGGGGCCTCGGCGTCGCCTCCGAGGCGTTCCGGGGCCCTACGGGAGGTGGGCCTGAAAAGAATGTTCTACCGGTCGACAACAGGGCTGCCCATGCCAACAAGCTGATGGATGGCTTGGAGCATGCCGTTGCATTGATGGACGAGTACCGCTCGGCCCAGAAGAAGTTCGGCTTACCCGCGAACAAGCGTGGAATGCCGGTTACGATAGAGTCCCGACACGAGATCGCCCTGCGCGTCGGACAGGGTCGATCCGGCCAGGGCTTCGCCCTGCTGAACGTGCACAGGGGGCAGTCGGTCGATCCCGAGCGTGGTCCCGAGGCCGATCACGCCACCTTCTTCACCACACCTCAGACGCTCGCGACCTTCAGGCGCGATCTTCAAATCTACGGCGCTTGGGTCCCTTCGGAACGGGACCTGATGAATTCCCACGACGAGGATCAGGAGGCCCCGGGCAGGCCGCGGCGCTTCAAGCTCTTCGAGAGCGCCGCCGGCATCCGTCCGACGACCTTGCTCGATCTCTGGACCGACCGGCTGGACCGCTACCCCAGGACGCGCGGGATTCATGCCTGGGAGGTCTGGACGCGCATTGATTTCCAGGACGCGTTCGAGCGGGCGACCAAGGAATTCGAATTGCGCCAATATGGCAGGCCCTCGGATTTCATCGATACGGTCGTGCGCGGCCTGATCGCCACTCCCGCCCAGATCCATGAGGTCGTACGCGCCACCGGCGCGGTGGTAGGACTTCGGAGCGCTTCGACGTTTGCGTCCGATGACCAGCACTTCCAGCCCGAGGACATGACCGAAACGCTCAAGGGTGTTGCGGCGCGTATCCAGTGGCCTGGCAAGGACGCCCCGGTCGTCGCGGTCCTGGATACCGGCGTCCAGGCCAGGCATCCGTTGCTCAACGGTGCCTTGCCGGCGTCGCACCAGTACACGGCGGAGCCGTTCTGGGGCACGGGGGATCACGACGGGCATGGGACCAACATGGCCGGGGTCGTGCTCTATGGCGATCTTGCGTCGCTCGCGGTGGGCGGGCCGCCCATACGTTTGACGACCCGCCTTGAGTCGGTGATCGTAACGGCCCCCGAGGACGCGCCCCCGGTCCCGGCCCGCGATGCCATTCGCCGCGCCG encodes:
- a CDS encoding ATP-binding protein, encoding MTSSRNVLAMIRSHAAGDSVHFLSIAEHIAGEAARSGKTKVAEEITAAVQRAKLQPRPSNPPTPIAAARGELAGLMRVAYPEVRLSDLVVGDDLQRRLRRLVREHDEAEALKAMDLSPRRKFLFSGPPGTGKSMTAAAIAGELGLPLFTVMLDGIITKFMGETAAKLRLVFDAMRATRGVYLFDEVDALAARRASENDIGEARRMLNSFLMFLEEDNSGSVVIAATNLRSLLDTAIFRRFDAAFVYAKPSTDEARRVLVNHLQSFDAAGLDWTRIDECTTGLSQADIVSAAADAARDAVLDNSSTLTTDIVCQALADRASIHVE